Within Brachyhypopomus gauderio isolate BG-103 chromosome 4, BGAUD_0.2, whole genome shotgun sequence, the genomic segment TATGATGACTATAAGATAAATACAGCAACACTTAGTGTGGAAGACTAATGATGCAACAAAAGCTGAACAGAAAACAGGACTtgaatacaaacacagacaagggGACGAGGGACAGGTGAAAAGAGGCGCTCAGGTGAGGACAGTGAGCACAACACAGGTGGGTGACAGGCAGATCGGTGCAGCCTCTGCAGTGTCGCGAACGCTGTAACGGATCGTTGTGGTGAAGGGTTTTTACTGGTCTACATTCCAagtctcacctatggtcatacTGTAAGCTTTGCCtacaccaggggtggccaacccgcggctcgcgagccgcatgcggctctttgcctggtttcatgcggctccccagccggttcTCAAATTAACCCTTTTTgtttgaaatgtgaaatgtaccatatttgtcaattgtgatttttcaccgcaatcaaaatttgttatctgcatttacccatctgtgtagttagacacacacacacacacacacacacacacacacacacacacacacacacacactagtgattactagggggctgtggtgcacacatgcccagagtggtgggcagcccaagcccaagcccggggagcagttggggttagatgcctcgctcaagggcacctcagtcatggcctcagtcTTGGGAATAGAACCCACGACGCCCTGGTCACaagaccacaggaccatgactgccccaatctACAAAACAATATCGATGCGATATGTGTGGGTTTCCTGCCACAGTCAAGTTAGTAGGCAGTAGGGCATTAGGCTCTTCTggaaaatatataaatagattCCAATCAGTGATGCCATTTTACAGTGAATGAAACTACAGACCATGTAAACAGGAGGGCACACTTCCCCATTTTTAGAGATTGTCACCATTGCATCATCAACCAAATGCGCAGCATGCACAAATATAATCTTAACATTTCAATGCATATATAAGAATACTTACCACGAAAGCTCATACAGGAATATGACTACTAACACACTTCAGTTAGGTCTCTTAAATGAGCACAGCAACGAAGCCACACTCATTCCAGAACGCTCTAAACCAAAACCGCACACTTTCAACATGTAGGTGGAAGGGAGAATGATGGGGAAAATGATGAAATGTAATAAATCATGTGATTGGAAACATTGACGAGGCTTtggcctttctctctctctctctctctctctctctctctctctctcacacctagATCCTATGTATCATCATCGTAATCTGCTATGCTGTCTCAGATTATGGGAGATTCATTATAGTGGCCATTTTTGAGATGGTCTCCTCGCTCATATTCTTCATTATTTTAAGCCTGGATTTACAGAAAAGAATCGTATTCATCAGCTTCATATGGACGGTATAAGAAGCTTGTAAACCTACATTTGTGCACCATACACTGAACACACTTTCATCTTCTTTACAAGCTGATATCAGTAGCTGAGCTATGCTGAACAACTTCAGCTAAGTCTTATGTATTGTTATCTAGGACTTTTTTCGAGCACTGACCAGCTGTTTGATCTTCATGATCACATCTCTAATTTGTGTGGCGTCTCATTGGTCAGACACTCCACAACGCActggaggggtgagtgtgtgcatatgcAGCCTCTGGGCCTCTTTGTGTTTGTGAAAAAGTAAAggatattcacacacacacacacacacacacacacacacgctcacatacacacacatatactaccAGTCAAAAGTTTTGACACACCTGACTAAAATGGATGTTCTaggtaaaatatttttaatctaATGGGTTATGCTCTAACAGGTTTGCCAACACACGCATTTggccgtcttcacacgccacacgtCCGATTTCTCAAGCCGAAaaatttacctctgatccacatctacgattcaatgagttactagttcgctctggcgccaaccactggcgatcgatcgatcgcgatataatacttaatttgtgtccattttacacccccccccgtaacactttacgttcgccagcccccccccccccccgtcgtaaacaatttacactcgccacctcctccagattcaaatctcactccaagcgatcttgaaaagttggcaaccctgctctaATGTGGGATAGTATTGTAATGCTGAGGGGTAATGTAGTGGAGTAAAGTTGTAATGTTTTGGGGTAAAGTTGTAATGTTATAGGGTATGCCTGTCTTGCAGGTTTTTGGCATTCTGGCAGCTCTGCTGTATGGCTATGATACTTACCTCATCGTCCTGGGAATCAAGAGTAGTACGTCACAGCCTGTAATTTTGGGTAAACAATTTATTTTTCCTTTCCTTCTtgcttttacctttgtttaaaCTAGCAAAATCTAGAACATGCTCCCAAAACAGAAACAGTCACCCACCAGAGTCCGAATGTAACCCACCAGAGACCGAATGTAACCCACCAGAGTCTGAATGCCTGCCTCTGGGATTGGTGCCACACTAAATGCAGCTCACCCGTGTTGCCAGTCTTATGTACAATCGGATTAAAAGCATATTCCATGACAAACGGAAAAGGATATGTTGATGCGATAGTCATATAATTCATCTTAATGGCTGAGTTAAATTCAAAGTTCTGTCAGAATTGACTagtattttttcttctttggtGTGTTAGCATGACGAGTTGCTGTGTCCAGCAATATCAAACCATTTGATGTTGCTAGAATGAACAGTTTGAAAAGTTTGAAACCTCCAAAACTTCTGTGCAAGATGTAAATAATGATGTAGGAGTGAATGTACCTAATGCATGTATCTAATGATTCTACTGTGTTTAGAGAGCAAAATCTGTAATTAGTAGTTATATGTTCTTCTTCTGATATGTCacttcctccctcctcccccctccccctcttccccCTTTCACAGTGCCTGGGATATAATGTTACAAGGCAGACTGCAGTATTCAAATCTGTACTACAGAAGTTGTATTTCTTTTTCATTTCTTAAAAAATGAAATGCATAGCATGCACAAATATAATCTTATCATTTCAACGCATATATAAGAATGCTTACCACGAAAGCTCACACACGAATATGGTGCCACACTAAATGCAGCTCACCCGTGTCGCCAGTCTTACGTCCAATGGGATTAAAAGCATATTCCATGACAAACTGAAAAGGATATGTTGATGCGATAGTCATATAATTCATCTAAATGGAGTTAAATTCAAAGTTCTGTCAGAAGTGACTagtattttttcttctttggtGTGTTATGTATGTAATTATTTTACTGGGTTTAGTGAGCAAAATCTGTAATTAGTAGttatatgctgttatatggagAATTGTTACCCAGGCGTTGAGAGATGTCACTGGAGTTGTTCTGACAGATGAATATGTTTGCTGTAATATGTCCATATACATTTTTATGAGCTttcatttataaataaaaatgttggaaGACAACTTTTGCTACTTACGGCTATTTCTGTGTCACTGTGTATGATTTATATAATGTTATAACCATATGATTTAAAGATAAGATACATTTAATATTAAGATACATTTAAGATAAAGAGTTGATCATCATTGAATGAaagtactttttactttttaatacAAACAGATTCAGAGGAAAATATCTTTAGTCATTATAGGTGACTCCAGGAGTATAAAAACAATACAAAGGGAAAAGATTCAACGCACACAGTCACAAATACAAATGTGTCTGTTTATCATTAACAAACACGCTAATACAATTTAATCAGTACAAAAATGTATAAACCCTAATATATACCCAAAACGACATTGAAAAAATCCCTTCTAATGGTCTTCAACCCATAAAATGGGTCAACATAATTAAGTAAACACTGTCTTAGGTAAACACTGCTTGGCCCTCTAGTGGATCAGTCATTTTAAGAAACGCTGGGCCATTCTATGGAGTGTGGTTGAGTTCCTGAACATCTTTCACCTGTGTGGTCTCTATAAACTGGTCTCCTCTTGGATATGCTGATCCAGGTATGTGTGGTTCTTCCCATAGCTGAGTTGCTGTGAAGTCTGTTGTATTTGTCAGCTCAGACACGACGGTGCAGTTTTTAAATCCATTTCTAAGCTCGGTTAGCTGGAGGGAATGATTGACAAGGGTGCTGTTGACCTGGGACAAGTACCCATCCATGTGTTTCTCCAGTTCTCCTCGGATCAGCTCTAAATCTTCGGCCAGTCGTGCCAAGCCGCTGCACTGATCCTCCACCCGGGCTACTCGGCCTCCGACCTCGGTCACCTCCTTCCGGACACCCATGGCAGTAGAGCGACAGCCCTGCAGTTCCGTACCCAGCCTACGACGCAGATCCTGCAACTCACCCTTCAGTCTGGTCAGCTTCCTCTCCCCCGTGCCCAGCATGGAGGCCTGCCGACCCACCAGGTGCACCACACCTTTAACCTGCTGCGCCAGCCGCTCCTCACGCTCCTGCCAGGTGACGTTGGCTCGCCCCACTTCCCGCACAATGTTCCCGACAGAGTCTTTCAGGCCATGGAGGGCACGGGTGACGGAGTGCACGCTCACCTTGAGCAACGTCACCTCGCCCTGAAGCCCCTCCTCAGCTTTCGTCTCAGCTAGCTGGGTAAGCAGAGAGTTGAGAGTGGCATTCAAATGATCCAACCTTTCCACCTGCGCATCGAGTTTCCTGTGAAGGTTGCTGTGGTTTTTGGTTTCTTCTTGCTTGTGTGTTGTGTCATATCCTGTCAGAACTGGTTGTGAGGTACAAGAAGAAGTGCAAAGCAGCTCCAAAGAGCTAAGGTGCTTCTGCACGCGGTCCATGTCCACCTCTAGCCTTTTCCTAAGAGACTCCACTTCGGTTTCTAATGTAGGTACAGACTGGCCTTCCAGCAGAGCTGGGGCTGTTGCATTGCTAAGTTCCTCCACTGCAGCAAACAGACGACTTTCAAGAGCCTTCATCTTGTCCTCAAGGCAGGCGTCAAGGCTGACATTAGCCGTTTCAGGGACAACACCTCCCTGATGTTTTCCTATCAGGCTCAGCTGTTCTTCCACGTAGCCTAGCCTGCCCTCCAGCATGCCGTCCACATGGTCCTTGTGACCACCCAGCTCGGCCCGAAGGTACACTTGGGACTGGTTCAAGCCGTCCATCGACTGCTCCAACAGAACCACCCTTTCAGTCACACCCGACACTGCGATGCAGCAGGCCTCTCCAGGCTCAAGTCCTCGAAGCTGGGCACGTAATTCTCCGAGCTCCTTCCTCAAGTCTGCCTCAATACCATTCAGTTCCTGCTCCAGCTGCACCCGGCCCTCCTTTAGCTCCTGCTTGCACCGGAGACGCACCTCCATTGCTCGGCTCTCGCAGCGCTCCTCCGCGCTCTCCACGCGCTTCTCAAAGCCTCCTAGGATGGCCACACGGGCCTGGCTAAGCTTCGCTCCCACTAGTGTCTCCAGATCCAGCCGTGAGTCCGTGAAGTTGCCCCAGCCTCCAGCCAGCCTCTGCAGGGCTCCGTCATGTTCCAGGACCTTCCCTCTCAGCTCAGCCAGCTCTGTGTCCTTAGCTCGTAGCTCGGTGTGCAGCTCCGACACCTTCTCCGTCAGCTCGCCCAGCCGTGGGAGCTGGCCCGCCACGTCGGAGTGCTCCATCTCAGGCGCTCCGCCTGGCAGGTCCCCAAAAGCGACAGTGGAGTCGAGGGGTGGAGCAATAACCGGGGGCGGAGCTGCCGAGAGGAGGGCGGAGAGCATTCGGTTGGCATCCTCCCGGAGCGCGGCACGCAGGTGGTCTTCTAATCCTGTCACTTTCCCCCGTAGAGTCTCAAGGCCAAGCGAGAGGCGCTGAACTTCCTCGTCCATCCGATTCAGGCGTTCAACTGTGACACCGTCCCCTTCAGTATCTAGGATCAGAGAAGGAATGCATTGAGGAAGATCAGTATCTAGTAGATTTTCTTTTAGGATTAACATCATTTGATCTAAACAAGACTTTAAATGTAGCATCTTTAATGCAATCTTGATATATTCAGACTGAATATAAATTTTTTATACTGCAAGAGAATATTGAATATTATCTGAAAAATATTTCCAACTCTCAATGCATGAGCTGTTAAATTGAGATGCCAGACAATTTAATACGTAAAGTATTTAAACTTTATATTTTGCTTGTGAAAAAGCCAGCCTGTCTCACCGTGGTTTCGCTCCCTGTCACCAGAGGGCGCCTGTGTCTCAAGAACTGACT encodes:
- the emilin3a gene encoding EMILIN-3; the encoded protein is MLWSGFFYPLIILGAGVAVTNGFGAFQPRASQFSLFKSGPSPHYSPGKPTARHKNHCAYVVEKSMSYTVQDGAAPYVKAEYHKCGWKQKCPALMYRMFYKPMYKVAYKTITELEWRCCPGFTGVDCNIEPAAYGMKAMPPFKGPMPSYKGPMPSYKGPVPSYKGPMTSFKGPMPAFKGLTPPYNSLQTPYKGIMPSHKEPVSLFKGPMIHPNYRQNHWNQPQVPPNRMGGYPSPNIGPSYPETSFEPYPDHEDAESVHPDAVPEPHNPLTDDQDPGHDPIPDDHQPITDYQDPVPDTQGSNPQHPGTESVLETQAPSGDRERNHDTEGDGVTVERLNRMDEEVQRLSLGLETLRGKVTGLEDHLRAALREDANRMLSALLSAAPPPVIAPPLDSTVAFGDLPGGAPEMEHSDVAGQLPRLGELTEKVSELHTELRAKDTELAELRGKVLEHDGALQRLAGGWGNFTDSRLDLETLVGAKLSQARVAILGGFEKRVESAEERCESRAMEVRLRCKQELKEGRVQLEQELNGIEADLRKELGELRAQLRGLEPGEACCIAVSGVTERVVLLEQSMDGLNQSQVYLRAELGGHKDHVDGMLEGRLGYVEEQLSLIGKHQGGVVPETANVSLDACLEDKMKALESRLFAAVEELSNATAPALLEGQSVPTLETEVESLRKRLEVDMDRVQKHLSSLELLCTSSCTSQPVLTGYDTTHKQEETKNHSNLHRKLDAQVERLDHLNATLNSLLTQLAETKAEEGLQGEVTLLKVSVHSVTRALHGLKDSVGNIVREVGRANVTWQEREERLAQQVKGVVHLVGRQASMLGTGERKLTRLKGELQDLRRRLGTELQGCRSTAMGVRKEVTEVGGRVARVEDQCSGLARLAEDLELIRGELEKHMDGYLSQVNSTLVNHSLQLTELRNGFKNCTVVSELTNTTDFTATQLWEEPHIPGSAYPRGDQFIETTQVKDVQELNHTP